A single window of Magnetococcales bacterium DNA harbors:
- a CDS encoding sulfite exporter TauE/SafE family protein: protein MCGAIIGALSFSLPPEVRNNPPRLFRYLIAYNIGRIGSYVLAGLIIGNLGQSLFQALSPRHGHLIAQALAAVVLVGLGLHLVGLFKRWAMIERVGHLLWRHIEPVGKRFLPASTLLHAGLFGVVWGWLPCGLVYTALFMAASADGFFGGGMVMLGFGLGTLPVTLVAGLVSGRVLHWSNLSWIKEILGVILILLGLVTLGLIGHDPGHASWHNLLSLFGIDGH from the coding sequence ATGTGCGGGGCGATCATCGGGGCGTTGAGCTTCAGCCTCCCCCCCGAGGTGCGCAATAATCCCCCACGCCTGTTTCGCTATCTCATCGCCTACAATATCGGTCGCATCGGCAGTTATGTTCTGGCAGGTCTGATCATCGGCAATCTGGGGCAGTCCCTGTTTCAAGCCTTAAGCCCCCGTCACGGTCACCTGATCGCCCAGGCTTTAGCGGCTGTGGTGTTGGTGGGGTTGGGGCTGCATCTGGTGGGGCTTTTTAAACGCTGGGCCATGATCGAGCGGGTGGGTCATCTTCTCTGGCGTCATATCGAGCCGGTGGGAAAGCGTTTTCTACCCGCTTCAACCCTCCTGCATGCCGGGCTTTTCGGGGTGGTGTGGGGGTGGTTGCCTTGTGGTTTGGTCTATACCGCCCTGTTTATGGCTGCCAGTGCCGATGGTTTTTTTGGTGGCGGCATGGTGATGCTCGGGTTTGGCCTGGGCACACTACCGGTGACCCTGGTGGCGGGTTTGGTGTCGGGACGGGTGCTGCATTGGTCCAACTTGTCCTGGATCAAGGAAATTTTGGGTGTTATACTGATACTGTTGGGTTTGGTCACGTTGGGACTGATCGGTCACGACCCCGGACACGCCTCCTGGCACAATCTATTGAGTCTATTTGGGATCGATGGACACTGA